GATGGCATCCGTACTTTGCCATTCCCAGCGGAGACCGCAAGCAGGCCCGCCTACATCTGCCCGCAGACAAAGTAGCCGGCATGAACAATTACGACGACGTTTTTCCTACCGGCGAAGTTCATCCGGTCACAATGGGTGACGGCAAGTACAATTTCACGGCACCGGATGGCAAGGCACTCGACGACGTCTTTCTGGACGACAACTTTCAAGACTTGAAGCGTGATGCATCTGGCAGCGCGACTTCCACGGTAACCGATCCTGCAGCCAAGTATGGAATTCGCATTCGTGCACTGTCACCAGAGATAAAGTCGATTCAGGTGTATTCTCCCCCGGATAAGAGCTTCGTAGCTCTCGAGCCGCAATTCAATTTGCCCGATCCATATGGGAGCGAGTGGAAGAACACGCCGACCGGCATGGTCGTCCTCAAGCCGGGGGAATCGACCACCTGGCGTGTGCGCCTGGAACTGTTCACACCAACCAAGTAGCGCGAACTGATTCAAAAAAGCCGGAAATTCACCTCAACATCGACGGCGACCGCCACTGGCTTGCCATCCTTCCGCGCAGGCTCGAATCGCCACTGCTTTACCGCCTCGATGGCTTTTTCATCCAGGCCCATGCCCAACGAGCGGACAACACGCAGACCGTGGGCTTTGCCATCCGGCGTAACGACCAGCGACAACACTACCGTGCCCTGATACTTTGCCTGGCGGGCCTCGGGCGAGTACTCAGGATCGAGCTTGTAGATTGCACGTGGAGCGCTCACTCCACCGCCAACACTGAATATGCCGCCACCGTACGATCCACCCATGCCGTCACCTACGCCGCCACCGAATCCGCTGCCAATACCCTGGTCGCCTCCGCTGCCAATCCCCGCACCAGATCCGGGCCCGTTCGAAAGAGGCCCTGCAACTGTGGACCTCGGATCTCCCAAATTGGGCAAGCGATTAGTAGGCAGATTTACCTGCGGAGGAACTATGACACTAGCCTCAGCAGCCAGCCGTGGATCTTCGTTCCGAATCACGACCTCCGGCGGCGCAAACTGCTCCAGCGATTGCTTAGGAAGGTGGCCCCGCGACGCCTCCAGCCTGTCATGATCGCCGCCACCGCCGCCTCCCGCTGCGGACTTGCTCGCATTGTCGAGAGCCAGGTAGTCCGACACCGGTGGCACTACAAGCGTCACCGCCTGTACTCTTTGGTCGCGATGCCGATCAATCCAAAGGCCCGAAGTGAGGATCAGAGCCAGTGCTACTGCATGCGCTGCCAC
The genomic region above belongs to Terriglobales bacterium and contains:
- a CDS encoding energy transducer TonB, with translation MSNFALIEELDSGIDVLFTDSDVAISHVDAAVAELLGIAAELRTLPRPDFRSQLRVSLMESALASSTISGPEVMASAVIGNGSFSQKRVYPGKEQVLPTLFGAGVGTYAARRSNFAISVAAHAVALALILTSGLWIDRHRDQRVQAVTLVVPPVSDYLALDNASKSAAGGGGGGDHDRLEASRGHLPKQSLEQFAPPEVVIRNEDPRLAAEASVIVPPQVNLPTNRLPNLGDPRSTVAGPLSNGPGSGAGIGSGGDQGIGSGFGGGVGDGMGGSYGGGIFSVGGGVSAPRAIYKLDPEYSPEARQAKYQGTVVLSLVVTPDGKAHGLRVVRSLGMGLDEKAIEAVKQWRFEPARKDGKPVAVAVDVEVNFRLF